In Oncorhynchus clarkii lewisi isolate Uvic-CL-2024 chromosome 2, UVic_Ocla_1.0, whole genome shotgun sequence, one DNA window encodes the following:
- the LOC139373656 gene encoding ras association domain-containing protein 8-like: MELKVWVDGVQRVVCGVTEATTCQEVVIALAQAIGRTGRYTLVEQWRDTERHLAPHESPVASINTWGQYAGDVQLILHRTGPSLTERPPSEGPPLRGPERGLHRQSLPPLAKLRHPSERSLRRREPRRKSLTFSGRPRGLRDILSGGRAWEEREAEAKRRLLLQGNGGNQNHHHHVAAEAVAPGRAVSPGMWACRMDDLVRLVGLQRETLGVLENRLEAYEAELQTWGGGGGEGEGGGEEARGAGGLVEEIVRLERRLRKNEVEMEEEEFWASELQIELESERQLEDKLEELTGRLQGAKIDLGDRMVLVQGVEAGLEEERLRWERQETQRVSEVEARAQLLRARTELKTQDRQAVQLESSCRAVDRSLSQSSKRMQDMQHELEQLTKELRQVNLQQFIQQTGTKVTVLPAEPSEDEEETTHTGQGTDLVPLSSSLKRPVSSIPGHLRVLQSPLTSGLNPEGIYV, translated from the exons ATGGAGCTCAAGGTTTGGGTGGACGGGGTCCAGAGGGTCGTATGCGGGGTCACCGAGGCAACCACCTGCCAGGAAGTGGTCATCGCTCTGGCCCAGGCCATAG GCCGCACTGGGCGCTATACCCTGGTGGAGCAATGGCGAGACACAGAGCGCCACCTGGCCCCCCACGAGAgcccagtggcctccatcaacaCCTGGGGTCAGTATGCCGGTGACGTCCAGCTGATCCTGCACCGCACAGGCCCCTCCCTGACTGAACGCCCCCCTTCCGAGGGGCCCCCGCTTCGAGGCCCGGAACGCGGTCTCCACCGGCAGAGCCTCCCCCCACTTGCCAAGCTCCGCCACCCCAGTGAGCGCTCCCTCCGCCGCCGTGAGCCGCGCCGCAAGTCCCTCACCTTCTCCGGCAGGCCCCGGGGCCTCCGGGACATCCTGAGTGGAGGCCGGgcttgggaggagagggaggccgAGGCCAAACGACGTCTCCTACTCCAGGGGAATGGTGGGAACcagaaccaccaccaccatgtagCAGCCGAAGCGGTAGCCCCAGGGAGGGCAGTGTCCCCCGGCATGTGGGCCTGCCGCATGGATGACTTGGTCAGACTGGTGGGGCTCCAGAGAGAGACTCTGGGTGTGCTGGAGAACAGGCTGGAGGCCTATGAGGCTGAGCTGCAGAcctggggtgggggagggggagaaggagaaggagggggagaggaggcaaGAGGAGCGGGAGGGCTGGTGGAGGAGATAGTGAGGCTGGAGAGACGACTGAGGAAGAAcgaggtggagatggaggaggaggagttctGGGCCAGCGAGCTGCAGATTGAGCTGGAGAGCGAGAGGCAGCTAGAGGACAAGCTTGAAGAGCTAACGGGACGTCTGCAGGGCGCTAAAATCGACCTGGGGGACAGGATGGTTCTGGTACAG GGTGTGGAAGCGGGTCTCGAGGAGGAGCGTCTACGGTGGGAAAGACAGGAGACTCAGAGGGTGAGCGAGGTGGAGGCCAGGGCGCAGTTGCTTAGGGCCCGCACGGAACTCAAGACACAGGACAGACAAGCCGTCCAGCTAGAGAGCAGCTGCAGAGCCGTGGACAGGTCCCTGAGCCAGAGTAGCAAGAGAATGCAG GACATGCAGCATGAGCTGGAGCAGCTGACCAAGGAGCTGAGACAGGTCAACCTGCAGCAGTTCATCCAGCAGACTGGCACCAAGGTCACCGTGCTGCCAGCCGAGCCcagtgaggatgaggaggagactaCCCACACCGGACAGGGCACAG ACTTGGTTCCTCTGTCCAGTTCCCTGAAGCGTCCAGTCTCCTCGATACCCGGTCACCTTCGGGTCCTGCAAAGCCCGCTGACATCTGGCTTGAACCCAGAAGGGATCTACGTGTAA
- the LOC139373663 gene encoding class E basic helix-loop-helix protein 41-like — protein MDEKISRLQDRQFMDHADFLGVEYSSLYMCKSKRGLKREDGKDAYKLPHRLIEKKRRDRINECIGQLKDLLPEHLKLTTLGHLEKAVVLELTLKHLNALTAVTEQQHQEILAFQNGDLSMKVPIRADLDAFHSGFQACAKEVLQYLNKLENWNACEQRCAQLISHLHKVSAQFQPGTPLLHPQLPARDALDRDGQKPDSQAGHDRVSVIQRSHGELNENDTDTDSGYGGEAEKNDGKKGCDRSKLQGPKAVKIKQEFEDDRAAKKTKMNWAGNCTTSADMTTRPDLVFMNSLMGITGVGQQTPFCMPFYFINPSAAASYMPLFDKSNLEKFVYPAAAAATISSQFHWLYPSLNSHASAAAAATAGVFSRMSTEKISGFGSDSKDSPSDDSDMSNVAEPGSPDEREDNLENDEDDDYDDKELGDESPDNEIDST, from the exons ATGGATGAAAAAATATCGCGTCTGCAGGACAGGCAATTTATGGATCATGCTGATTTCTTAGG GGTGGAATACTCCTCACTCTACATGTGTAAATCGAAAAGAGGGCTGAAGCGCGAAGATGGCAAG GACGCGTACAAGTTACCACACCGATTgatagagaagaagaggagagacagaatcaATGAGTGTATCGGACAGTTAAAGGATTTGTTACCCGAACATCTCAAACTGACA ACGCTCGGGCATTTGGAGAAAGCAGTTGTTCTTGAGTTAACTTTGAAGCATTTAAACGCTTTGACTGCAGTCACTGAGCAGCAGCACCAGGAGATTCTGGCTTTTCAGAATG GGGATCTATCGATGAAAGTGCCCATTCGCGCTGATTTGGATGCGTTCCACTCGGGGTTCCAAGCGTGTGCCAAAGAGGTCCTGCAGTACCTAAACAAGTTGGAGAACTGGAATGCATGTGAGCAGCGGTGCGCGCAACTAATCAGCCACTTGCACAAAGTCTCGGCGCAGTTTCAGCCTGGTACGCCACTGCTCCATCCCCAGCTACCTGCCAGAGACGCGCTCGACCGCGATGGCCAAAAACCAGACAGCCAAGCCGGACATGACCGCGTATCAGTCATACAGAGAAGCCATGGAGAGCTTAACGAgaatgacacagacacagacagtggatATGGGGGTGAGGCGGAAAAGAATGATGGGAAGAAAGGATGTGACCGGAGCAAACTGCAGGGGCCCAAGGCAGTAAAGATAAAGCAGGAGTTCGAGGATGACCGCGCTGCCAAAAAAACAAAGATGAACTGGGCTGGAAACTGCACGACAAGCGCAGACATGACCACCAGACCTGATCTGGTCTTTATGAATTCGTTGATGGGAATAACTGGCGTGGGACAACAGACTCCCTTTTGCATGCCCTTTTACTTCATAAATCCCTCGGCGGCAGCGTCCTACATGCCTCTATTTGATAAAAGTAACCTAGAGAAGTTTGTGTACCCAGCTGCGGCAGCGGCCACGATCTCATCTCAGTTTCACTGGTTATACCCCAGCCTCAACTCACATGCGTCGGCAGCTGCGGCCGCAACAGCCGGTGTTTTTTCCCGCATGTCGACAGAGAAGATCTCTGGATTCGGTTCCGATTCCAAAGACTCTCCCTCCGACGACAGTGACATGTCAAACGTGGCGGAGCCGGGCTCACCTGATGAGAGGGAGGACAATCTTGagaatgatgaagatgatgattatgatgataaGGAATTAGGGGATGAGTCCCCAGACAATGAAATCGACAGTACATAA